A genomic window from Streptomyces broussonetiae includes:
- a CDS encoding IS3 family transposase (programmed frameshift), protein MTSTKPSGQDPAPKPKRRRFTPEYKLRIVAEYDAAPTGDKGAVLRRERLYHSHIIEWRQARDAGALERLTDHRTSPARPKKHPAEAENDKLRRQVERLEKEVAKRDAALEVLGKTHALLEALFQERGLKDALEPLLHEAVDRLAPHVGIVAACRLTGRSRATHHRRLNPLPARPRAPRPAPVNALTPAERQAVLALMNRPEYVDLPPAQIYARELDEGRYHCSERTMYRILKEAGQDGERRRQATHPPRTVPELVADGPSEVWSWDITHLAGPAKGVWFHGYVILDIYSRYVVGHTVEAAESAARAEELIREAIDRNGIVPHTVHADRGTSMTSKQVSQMLLDLGVTRSHSRPRVSNDNPFSESQFRTTKYQPDYPERFDSLTHAREWMEAFISHYNHVHRHSGIGYHTPASVHFGTAELVREQRAATLITAYEQHPERFNSRPVPPKIPQQAWINDPARRREPQQHSS, encoded by the exons ATGACCAGCACCAAGCCCTCCGGGCAAGATCCCGCGCCAAAGCCGAAGCGCCGCCGTTTCACCCCCGAGTACAAGCTGCGCATCGTCGCCGAATACGACGCGGCCCCCACCGGGGACAAAGGCGCGGTCCTGCGCCGGGAGCGGCTGTACCACTCCCACATCATCGAGTGGCGCCAGGCCAGGGACGCCGGCGCGCTGGAGAGGCTGACCGACCACCGCACCAGCCCCGCACGGCCGAAGAAGCACCCCGCCGAGGCGGAGAACGACAAGCTTCGGCGGCAGGTGGAGCGGCTGGAGAAGGAGGTCGCGAAGCGGGACGCCGCACTGGAGGTGCTGGGAAAAACACACGCGCTCTTGGAAGCACTCT TCCAAGAGCGCGGACTGAAGGACGCCCTGGAGCCGCTTCTCCACGAGGCCGTCGATCGCCTGGCCCCGCACGTGGGCATCGTGGCCGCGTGCCGCCTGACCGGCCGTTCCCGAGCCACCCACCACCGGCGGCTGAACCCCCTCCCGGCCAGGCCCAGAGCCCCACGTCCCGCGCCGGTCAACGCCCTGACACCGGCCGAGCGGCAGGCCGTGCTGGCGTTGATGAACCGGCCCGAATACGTGGACCTGCCGCCCGCGCAGATCTACGCACGTGAGCTGGACGAGGGCCGCTACCACTGTTCCGAGCGCACCATGTACCGGATCCTGAAGGAGGCCGGGCAAGACGGTGAACGCCGCCGTCAGGCCACCCACCCGCCCCGCACGGTCCCCGAGCTCGTGGCCGACGGCCCATCCGAGGTGTGGAGTTGGGACATCACGCATCTGGCGGGTCCGGCGAAGGGCGTCTGGTTTCACGGGTACGTGATCCTGGACATCTACTCCCGCTACGTTGTCGGCCACACCGTCGAGGCGGCCGAATCCGCCGCCCGTGCCGAGGAGTTGATCCGTGAGGCGATCGACCGCAACGGCATCGTGCCGCACACCGTGCACGCCGACCGCGGCACCTCGATGACCAGCAAGCAAGTCTCCCAGATGCTCCTCGATCTCGGCGTGACCCGCAGCCACTCCAGGCCCAGAGTCAGCAACGACAACCCGTTCAGCGAGAGCCAGTTCCGCACCACGAAATACCAGCCCGACTACCCAGAACGCTTCGATTCCCTCACCCACGCACGGGAGTGGATGGAGGCGTTCATCTCGCACTACAACCACGTCCACCGGCATTCCGGGATCGGCTACCACACCCCCGCCAGTGTCCACTTCGGCACCGCCGAACTCGTCCGCGAGCAACGGGCGGCCACCCTCATCACCGCCTACGAGCAGCACCCCGAACGCTTCAACAGCCGGCCGGTGCCGCCGAAGATTCCCCAACAGGCGTGGATCAACGACCCCGCCCGACGACGCGAACCACAGCAACACAGTTCATAG